A genome region from Catenulispora sp. EB89 includes the following:
- a CDS encoding tetratricopeptide repeat protein yields MSRVQLSGAEAMELLQRGEDATDVQDWTVVAACYEEFLAAFPDTPISAELWFDAALANKFLRNWPKAYELGRQAALRAGEPAGNPAWWNLGIAATMVGDWGTAREAWTNYGVHLAPGEGEIADGFGSALVRLDPDGDAEVVWVRRICPTRARVLSVPYGARRFGEIVVHDGAPTGERRVEDHAFPVFDELALWQASPTATWRAQVTAPEPRDMAALADAFDERGLAMEPVDSLTFHCTCCSHGSIAVPGAAGAAAALAGARDVLLAAPDEETATEILTAWAVGAPGRAWHAVHAKA; encoded by the coding sequence ATGAGCCGGGTTCAGCTGTCGGGCGCTGAAGCCATGGAGTTGCTGCAACGGGGCGAGGACGCCACCGACGTCCAGGACTGGACAGTGGTCGCGGCCTGCTACGAGGAGTTCCTCGCCGCCTTTCCGGACACCCCGATCAGCGCCGAGCTCTGGTTCGACGCCGCGCTGGCCAACAAGTTCCTGCGGAACTGGCCCAAGGCCTACGAGCTGGGCCGGCAGGCGGCGCTGCGGGCCGGCGAGCCGGCCGGGAACCCGGCGTGGTGGAACCTGGGGATCGCCGCCACCATGGTCGGCGACTGGGGCACGGCGCGCGAGGCGTGGACCAACTACGGGGTGCACCTCGCGCCCGGCGAGGGCGAGATCGCGGACGGGTTCGGCTCGGCCCTGGTCCGCCTGGACCCGGACGGCGACGCCGAGGTGGTGTGGGTCCGCCGCATCTGCCCCACGCGCGCCCGCGTGCTGTCGGTGCCGTACGGGGCGCGCCGCTTCGGCGAGATCGTCGTGCACGACGGCGCCCCGACCGGCGAGCGCCGGGTCGAGGACCACGCGTTCCCGGTCTTCGACGAGCTGGCGCTGTGGCAGGCCTCGCCGACCGCGACGTGGCGCGCGCAGGTGACGGCGCCGGAGCCACGGGACATGGCGGCGCTCGCCGACGCGTTCGATGAGCGCGGGCTGGCGATGGAGCCGGTGGACAGCCTGACGTTCCACTGCACGTGCTGCAGCCACGGCTCGATCGCGGTGCCGGGGGCGGCCGGGGCGGCCGCGGCGCTCGCCGGGGCCCGGGACGTGCTGCTGGCGGCGCCGGACGAGGAGACGGCGACGGAGATCCTGACGGCCTGGGCGGTCGGTGCTCCGGGGCGGGCTTGGCATGCGGTTCATGCCAAGGCGTGA
- a CDS encoding siderophore-interacting protein translates to MARTRHDFVVRRTERLNDHMIRVHLGGPGFATFQPSEFTDSYVKLLFPAPDGEVTRTYTVRAVDAAAETIAIDFVYHGDEGVAGPWAAAAQPGDAIGLFGPGGAYAPRADADWHLLAGDASALPAISAACAALPATAVGRVFVEVAGPADELDIVRPGGVELTWVHNDGGTPGEALAKAVRAEPWLDGPVHVFIHGEAQSVMHDLRPYVRKERGVPADWASISGYWRPGRTEEGFRQWKRELSEREEAAV, encoded by the coding sequence TTGGCCCGCACCCGCCACGACTTCGTCGTGCGCCGCACCGAGCGGCTGAACGACCACATGATCCGGGTCCATCTGGGCGGCCCGGGTTTCGCGACCTTCCAGCCCAGCGAGTTCACCGACTCCTACGTCAAGCTGCTGTTCCCGGCCCCGGACGGCGAGGTCACGCGCACCTACACCGTGCGCGCCGTCGACGCCGCCGCCGAGACGATCGCCATCGACTTCGTCTACCACGGCGACGAGGGCGTGGCCGGCCCCTGGGCCGCCGCGGCCCAGCCCGGCGACGCCATCGGCCTGTTCGGCCCCGGCGGCGCCTACGCCCCGCGCGCCGACGCCGACTGGCACCTGCTGGCCGGCGACGCCTCGGCGCTCCCGGCGATCTCCGCGGCGTGCGCCGCGCTGCCGGCCACCGCGGTCGGCCGGGTGTTCGTCGAAGTCGCTGGCCCCGCCGACGAGCTCGACATCGTCCGTCCGGGCGGCGTGGAGCTGACCTGGGTCCACAACGACGGCGGCACGCCGGGGGAGGCGCTGGCGAAGGCCGTGCGCGCCGAGCCGTGGCTCGACGGCCCGGTGCACGTCTTCATCCACGGCGAGGCGCAGTCGGTCATGCACGACCTGCGGCCCTACGTCCGCAAGGAGCGCGGGGTCCCGGCCGACTGGGCCTCGATCTCCGGCTACTGGCGTCCCGGGCGTACCGAGGAGGGCTTCCGGCAGTGGAAGCGGGAGCTCTCCGAGCGTGAGGAAGCGGCTGTCTGA
- a CDS encoding DUF4265 domain-containing protein: MEEATSKVHVRLDVEDGWPPVAFEALEARPLRDDCYQLLSPPTFAVRLAIGDVVSVELQESSEPEQVWVDSVVKSGGHSTVRVVFFPAAGREAEPGLRRDLEGLGARVHDTGFQSLIAVDIPGEVDYRAVRELLSEGESQELWEFDEGAISRLHDYES; this comes from the coding sequence ATGGAAGAGGCTACGTCTAAGGTCCATGTCCGGCTCGACGTCGAGGACGGATGGCCGCCGGTCGCCTTCGAGGCGTTGGAGGCCAGACCCCTGCGGGATGACTGCTACCAGCTCCTGTCCCCGCCGACGTTCGCTGTGCGGTTGGCGATCGGGGACGTTGTCAGCGTTGAGCTTCAGGAGTCGTCCGAACCGGAGCAGGTGTGGGTCGACTCGGTGGTCAAGTCGGGCGGCCATTCGACGGTGCGGGTGGTCTTTTTTCCGGCGGCCGGCCGGGAGGCCGAGCCGGGCCTGCGGCGCGACCTCGAAGGTCTCGGGGCGCGGGTCCACGACACCGGGTTCCAGAGTCTGATCGCGGTCGACATCCCCGGTGAGGTCGACTACCGCGCGGTGCGGGAGCTCTTGAGCGAAGGGGAGTCCCAGGAGCTCTGGGAGTTCGACGAGGGCGCGATCTCGCGCCTGCACGACTACGAGTCGTAG
- a CDS encoding carboxypeptidase regulatory-like domain-containing protein — MHIPLPRRLGKVVALAAALALTTGVGSAAAEVGARADTSQTAAKAASAAVHPAGATAKPGSLTGAKPEARSVCPPAAKGTFTCFALQRTDIAGATGLVHASTPAGFGPSDLLSAYNLPANGGAGATVAIVDAYDDPNAESDLALYRTQFGLSACTTANGCFKKVDQTGGTNYPTPSASWSGEISLDLDMVSAIAPQAHIILVEGTSPSFSDLGASVDEAVALGAGYVSNSYGSNYTSTPGSGEDPSETTSMDPYYNHPGVAVLASTGDGGYGVAYPAASQYVTSVGGTSLVKDTSTRGWSESVWSNSYGGPGSGCSLYEPKPSFQTDTGCTMRTLADVSAVADPATGVSVYDSYQAAGWQVYGGTSVSTPLVAGVYADAGAPSAGTYPNSYPYAKPSALNDVTQGSTSTCTPSYLCTAGPGYDGPTGLGTPNGLAAFSSGPHGVISGKVTDGTNPVAGAKVSAGSTSATTAADGTYTLNVTPGTYTVGISAFGYADQSVPGVVVADGATVPENFTLAAVARVAVTGTVTDGSGQGWPLYATITVDGMPGGPVYTNPKTGAYTIQLPVDKTYQLHTAAAYPGYQTTDTAVTVGVSAVSQPISVKVDSTNCTAAGYKVGHTGPFQTFDGTTAPTGWTVANNTASGGWEFDDPGKRGNLTTGDGGFAIVDSDHLGQGNSQDTYLTSPVTDLSAIAAPELDFATYYKPYGNSTATVEVSVDNGTTWSSVWSQTTGAVNGSTVRVPLPQAVGKTQVQVRFHYTGTWAYYWELDNVLLGVPTCDPVPGGLVIGQVTDANTKAPLAGVSVAETAAPTVGGTTATTSDPALKGAFYWFFSPTTGSVPLSATKGHYTTGTATAAVVASKVVESDFSLKAGRLTVKPGSVSKTVPWGGNATQTVTVKNTGTAPATLNVSEQPGGFVMQNVPAAPTQIVPAHVTTGSALLASKQIGAKAVKSNASTSGDSWQPQADFPTLIQDNIADFSGGKLYSGFGFDGTNDSSKLYSFDPTAGAWSALASASDTRESPAHGFIGGKLYVVGGWATSGNPDPKMEIYDPAANSWSTGPAAPTPYAGSGSAVIGSTLYVVGGCTSTCGTTDVYAFDAGAGTWTKLAAYPESTAWLSCANVLAKLVCAGGTSATTASQSTYIYDPAAGSWTKGANAPAAFWGAAGTGANGKLVVTGGVLAAGLTNQAWAYDPSADAWTALPNSNISAYRFGGALGFYTVGGGQGTLTPPLATTQVLPGYNVGPSTDVPWLSESATTVTLAPGASGTFDVTVDASDTSITQPGAYTASLGLSTDTPYPLTALPITMTVKPPATWGKLTGVVEYTDASGALVPLAGATVQIDTWATHYTLHTDINGGYGLWLDYRNNPLTVIAAKDGYQPQVKTVTITKGATTTAKFVLLKD; from the coding sequence GTGCACATTCCCCTTCCACGACGTCTGGGCAAGGTAGTAGCCCTGGCCGCCGCACTCGCGTTAACGACCGGGGTCGGCAGCGCCGCCGCCGAGGTCGGAGCGCGGGCCGACACGAGCCAGACAGCGGCGAAGGCCGCTTCGGCCGCCGTCCACCCGGCCGGAGCCACCGCCAAGCCCGGGAGCCTGACCGGTGCCAAGCCCGAGGCGCGCTCGGTCTGCCCGCCGGCGGCCAAGGGCACCTTCACGTGTTTCGCGTTGCAGCGCACTGACATAGCTGGCGCCACCGGCCTGGTGCACGCCAGCACGCCGGCCGGGTTCGGCCCGTCGGACCTGCTCAGCGCCTACAACCTGCCGGCCAACGGCGGGGCCGGGGCGACGGTCGCCATCGTCGACGCCTACGACGACCCGAACGCCGAGAGCGACCTGGCGCTGTACCGGACGCAGTTCGGGCTGTCAGCGTGCACCACGGCCAACGGCTGCTTCAAGAAGGTCGACCAGACCGGCGGCACCAACTACCCCACGCCGAGCGCGAGCTGGTCCGGGGAGATCTCGCTGGACCTGGACATGGTCAGCGCGATCGCGCCGCAGGCGCACATCATCCTGGTCGAGGGCACCTCCCCGAGCTTCTCCGACCTGGGAGCGTCCGTCGACGAGGCCGTGGCGCTGGGCGCCGGCTACGTGTCCAACTCCTACGGCTCGAACTACACCTCGACGCCGGGCAGCGGCGAGGACCCGTCGGAGACCACGTCGATGGACCCGTACTACAACCACCCGGGCGTGGCGGTGCTGGCCAGCACCGGCGACGGCGGCTACGGCGTGGCCTACCCGGCCGCCTCGCAGTACGTCACCTCGGTCGGCGGCACCTCGCTGGTCAAGGACACCAGCACGCGCGGCTGGTCGGAGTCGGTGTGGTCGAACTCCTACGGCGGCCCGGGCTCGGGCTGCTCGCTGTACGAGCCCAAGCCGAGCTTCCAGACGGACACCGGCTGCACGATGCGGACGCTCGCGGACGTCTCGGCGGTCGCCGACCCGGCCACCGGCGTCTCGGTCTACGACTCCTACCAGGCCGCCGGCTGGCAGGTCTACGGCGGCACCAGCGTCTCGACGCCGCTGGTCGCCGGGGTCTACGCCGACGCCGGCGCGCCGTCGGCCGGGACCTACCCGAACTCCTACCCCTACGCCAAGCCCTCGGCGCTCAACGACGTGACTCAGGGCTCGACGAGCACCTGCACCCCGTCGTACCTGTGCACCGCCGGGCCCGGCTACGACGGCCCGACCGGCCTGGGCACGCCCAACGGCCTGGCGGCGTTCAGCAGCGGCCCGCACGGCGTGATCTCCGGCAAGGTCACCGACGGCACCAACCCGGTGGCCGGCGCCAAGGTCTCGGCCGGCTCGACGAGCGCGACGACCGCGGCTGACGGCACCTACACCCTGAACGTCACACCAGGCACCTACACGGTCGGCATCAGCGCCTTCGGGTACGCCGACCAGTCGGTGCCCGGCGTGGTGGTCGCCGACGGCGCCACCGTCCCGGAGAACTTCACCCTCGCGGCCGTGGCCCGGGTGGCGGTGACCGGCACGGTGACCGACGGCTCCGGCCAGGGCTGGCCGCTGTACGCGACGATCACGGTCGACGGCATGCCCGGCGGCCCGGTGTACACGAACCCGAAGACCGGCGCGTACACGATCCAGCTGCCGGTGGACAAGACCTACCAGCTGCACACCGCGGCGGCCTATCCGGGATATCAGACCACGGACACCGCGGTGACCGTGGGCGTCTCGGCGGTGTCCCAGCCGATCTCGGTGAAGGTGGACTCCACGAACTGCACGGCCGCCGGCTACAAGGTCGGCCACACCGGGCCGTTCCAGACGTTCGACGGCACGACCGCGCCGACCGGCTGGACCGTGGCGAACAACACCGCCTCCGGCGGCTGGGAGTTCGACGACCCGGGCAAGCGCGGCAACCTGACCACCGGCGACGGCGGCTTCGCCATCGTCGACAGCGACCACCTGGGCCAGGGCAACTCGCAGGACACGTACTTGACCTCGCCGGTCACCGACCTGTCCGCGATCGCCGCACCGGAGCTGGACTTCGCGACGTACTACAAGCCGTACGGCAACTCCACGGCGACCGTCGAGGTCAGCGTGGACAACGGCACGACCTGGTCCTCGGTGTGGTCGCAGACCACCGGCGCGGTGAACGGCTCCACGGTGCGCGTACCGCTGCCGCAGGCCGTGGGCAAGACGCAGGTGCAGGTCCGGTTCCACTACACCGGCACCTGGGCCTACTACTGGGAGCTCGACAACGTCCTGCTGGGCGTGCCGACCTGCGACCCGGTGCCCGGCGGCCTGGTGATCGGCCAGGTCACCGACGCCAACACCAAGGCGCCGCTGGCCGGCGTGAGCGTGGCCGAGACCGCGGCGCCGACCGTCGGCGGGACCACCGCGACCACCTCGGACCCGGCACTGAAGGGCGCGTTCTACTGGTTCTTCTCGCCGACCACCGGCTCGGTGCCGCTGTCCGCGACCAAGGGGCACTACACCACGGGCACGGCGACCGCCGCCGTGGTGGCGTCCAAGGTCGTGGAATCGGACTTCTCACTGAAGGCCGGCCGGCTGACGGTGAAGCCGGGTTCGGTGTCCAAGACCGTGCCGTGGGGCGGGAACGCCACACAGACGGTGACGGTGAAGAACACCGGCACCGCGCCGGCGACGCTGAACGTCAGCGAGCAGCCGGGCGGCTTCGTGATGCAGAACGTGCCGGCGGCACCGACGCAGATCGTGCCGGCGCACGTCACCACCGGCAGCGCCCTGCTGGCCTCGAAGCAGATCGGCGCCAAGGCGGTGAAGAGCAACGCCTCCACCTCCGGTGACAGCTGGCAGCCGCAGGCGGACTTCCCGACGCTGATCCAGGACAACATCGCCGACTTCTCCGGCGGCAAGCTCTACTCCGGCTTCGGCTTCGACGGCACCAACGACTCCAGCAAGCTCTACTCCTTCGACCCGACCGCGGGCGCCTGGTCGGCGCTGGCATCGGCGAGCGACACCCGCGAATCCCCGGCCCACGGCTTCATCGGCGGCAAGCTGTACGTCGTCGGCGGCTGGGCCACCTCCGGCAACCCCGACCCGAAGATGGAGATCTACGACCCGGCGGCGAACAGCTGGAGCACGGGCCCGGCGGCACCGACGCCCTACGCGGGCTCCGGCAGCGCGGTGATCGGCTCGACCCTGTACGTCGTCGGCGGCTGCACCAGCACCTGCGGCACCACCGACGTCTACGCCTTCGACGCCGGCGCCGGCACCTGGACCAAGCTGGCCGCGTACCCGGAGTCCACGGCATGGCTGTCGTGCGCGAACGTACTCGCCAAGCTGGTCTGCGCCGGCGGCACCTCGGCGACCACAGCGAGCCAGAGCACGTACATCTACGACCCGGCAGCAGGCTCCTGGACCAAGGGCGCCAACGCCCCCGCGGCCTTCTGGGGCGCGGCCGGCACCGGCGCCAACGGCAAGCTGGTGGTCACCGGCGGCGTCCTGGCCGCAGGCCTGACCAACCAGGCCTGGGCCTACGACCCGTCAGCCGACGCCTGGACGGCACTGCCGAACTCCAACATCAGCGCCTACCGCTTCGGCGGCGCACTCGGCTTCTACACAGTCGGCGGCGGCCAGGGCACCCTGACCCCGCCCCTGGCCACCACGCAGGTCCTCCCCGGCTACAACGTCGGCCCCAGCACCGACGTCCCATGGCTGTCGGAGAGCGCGACGACCGTGACCCTGGCGCCCGGCGCCTCCGGCACGTTCGACGTGACCGTGGACGCCAGCGACACATCGATCACCCAACCAGGCGCGTACACCGCGAGCCTGGGCCTCAGCACCGACACGCCCTACCCCCTGACCGCCCTGCCGATCACGATGACAGTGAAGCCCCCGGCAACCTGGGGCAAGCTCACCGGCGTCGTGGAGTACACGGACGCGAGCGGGGCCCTGGTGCCGCTGGCGGGCGCGACGGTGCAGATCGACACGTGGGCCACGCACTACACGCTGCACACGGACATCAACGGCGGGTACGGGCTGTGGCTGGACTATCGGAACAACCCGTTGACGGTCATCGCGGCGAAGGACGGGTACCAGCCGCAGGTGAAGACGGTGACTATTACGAAGGGGGCCACTACTACGGCGAAGTTCGTTTTGTTGAAGGACTGA
- a CDS encoding PQQ-binding-like beta-propeller repeat protein gives MRDDDGYGYESKKDSVLGLAGIGVGAGDGAGGGAGAGGQRTRVFTRRAILFGIPAVSVTGAVVLGIVAEHSENARHQRALNSPVNPGPATVRTPGVLAGPAATPAWAVTVSSTVTAIAMAAGSVLLVDRFGNVRGYDPQTGVEKWQPSVVFFADADAPLLVVGDTLYGYDADGDVLAVNTTDGTLRWKAEIGTSGVDIATVQGSAGALVFSTGSIEAPAGGGAVSLGANHGKLWAVDTANHGIAWTLDGLDYNLVVAASEPAGVVATADEIAYRLTAYSLKDRSVVWHTDAGNAESLGLPISPAACLTVSGSTFYWGADKLYALDAATGALRWSAPGPNPGDEYQSVVVVPGQGADGGDLVVATTTGAGGTGGGTMSAFDAAIGAVRWVQRGSAKFGLKTAVVASAASAGSAGSAGAGVLYAAEEDSGSLFAVDAKTGQTRWTFHDATATADLTWTLAADDTRVYVAYGKNLMAFEH, from the coding sequence ATGCGCGACGATGACGGATACGGGTACGAGTCCAAGAAGGATTCGGTGCTGGGGCTGGCCGGCATCGGTGTCGGTGCTGGTGATGGCGCCGGTGGCGGCGCCGGTGCTGGCGGGCAGCGAACGCGGGTGTTCACGCGGCGCGCGATCCTCTTCGGGATACCGGCGGTGAGCGTCACGGGGGCCGTGGTCCTGGGCATCGTCGCCGAGCACTCCGAGAACGCGCGCCATCAACGGGCCCTGAATTCGCCGGTGAATCCGGGTCCTGCGACGGTCCGCACTCCCGGCGTCCTGGCCGGCCCGGCCGCGACGCCCGCCTGGGCGGTCACGGTGAGCAGCACCGTGACCGCGATCGCGATGGCTGCCGGCAGCGTGTTGCTGGTGGACCGGTTCGGGAACGTGCGGGGCTACGACCCCCAGACCGGGGTCGAGAAGTGGCAGCCGTCGGTGGTGTTCTTCGCCGACGCCGACGCGCCGCTGCTGGTCGTCGGCGACACCCTCTACGGCTACGACGCCGACGGCGACGTCCTGGCCGTCAACACGACGGACGGCACACTGCGCTGGAAGGCCGAGATCGGCACCAGCGGCGTGGACATCGCCACGGTGCAGGGGTCCGCCGGAGCACTGGTCTTCAGCACCGGCTCGATCGAGGCGCCGGCTGGCGGCGGCGCCGTCAGCCTCGGGGCGAACCACGGGAAGCTCTGGGCCGTGGACACCGCCAACCACGGCATCGCATGGACCCTCGACGGACTCGACTACAACCTGGTGGTGGCCGCCTCCGAACCCGCCGGCGTGGTCGCGACCGCCGACGAGATCGCCTACCGCCTCACCGCGTACTCACTGAAGGACCGCAGCGTCGTGTGGCACACGGATGCAGGCAACGCCGAATCCCTCGGACTCCCCATCTCCCCGGCGGCGTGCCTCACGGTCTCCGGCAGCACCTTCTACTGGGGCGCGGACAAGCTCTACGCCCTCGACGCAGCCACCGGCGCGCTGCGCTGGAGCGCCCCCGGCCCGAACCCGGGGGACGAGTACCAGAGCGTGGTCGTGGTGCCGGGGCAGGGCGCGGACGGCGGGGACCTGGTGGTCGCCACCACGACCGGCGCGGGCGGCACGGGCGGCGGCACCATGAGCGCGTTCGACGCTGCGATCGGCGCGGTGCGGTGGGTGCAGCGGGGGAGTGCGAAGTTCGGGCTGAAGACTGCGGTTGTTGCCTCCGCTGCCTCCGCTGGGAGCGCGGGTAGCGCTGGCGCTGGCGTGCTGTACGCAGCCGAGGAGGACAGCGGCTCGCTGTTCGCCGTCGACGCCAAGACCGGCCAGACCCGCTGGACCTTCCACGACGCCACCGCCACCGCCGACCTCACCTGGACGCTGGCCGCGGACGACACCCGGGTGTACGTCGCCTACGGCAAGAATCTGATGGCCTTCGAGCACTGA
- a CDS encoding GNAT family N-acetyltransferase produces MATETSNPTRTWRPVAPGDAAAFAVLLNAIEDVDHFGEFFGEEDVAEMIGDPVLDLARGSLGAFDGDVMVGYSLAKHKPLAVEVHRVMVEGGVHPAYRRRGIGARLLSAGIASARELHAIHHPQLRLAVDAQNNEQNAGALAAYSAAGMKPIRWYSQMAHDLGNGIVDVPVPAGFVVEAHSADNSDEFLAVRNEAFLDHWGAVSMPAEQWHSTMVGWQSFRPDLSFLLRDGATSAAAGMLLTHSWDSDTEATGIRDAHFMLIGTRSAYRKRGVAGALIAHAEQAARAGGYGQASLTVDSASPTGANGLYERAGFAVTSTHVRYAIEF; encoded by the coding sequence ATGGCCACCGAAACGTCGAATCCCACTCGCACCTGGCGTCCCGTCGCTCCGGGTGACGCTGCCGCCTTTGCCGTGCTGCTCAACGCGATCGAGGACGTGGACCACTTCGGTGAGTTCTTCGGCGAGGAGGATGTCGCCGAGATGATCGGGGATCCGGTGCTCGACCTCGCACGGGGTTCGCTCGGCGCGTTCGACGGGGACGTCATGGTCGGGTACTCGCTGGCCAAGCACAAGCCGCTCGCGGTGGAGGTGCACCGGGTGATGGTCGAGGGCGGGGTGCATCCGGCGTACCGGCGGCGGGGGATCGGGGCGCGTCTGCTGTCGGCTGGGATCGCGAGCGCCCGGGAGCTGCACGCGATTCACCACCCACAGCTCCGGCTCGCCGTCGATGCTCAGAACAATGAGCAGAACGCGGGCGCGCTGGCTGCTTATTCTGCTGCGGGGATGAAACCGATCCGGTGGTATTCGCAGATGGCGCACGACCTCGGCAACGGCATCGTTGACGTGCCGGTTCCCGCCGGGTTCGTGGTCGAGGCACATTCCGCCGACAACAGCGACGAGTTCCTCGCGGTCCGCAATGAGGCGTTCCTCGATCATTGGGGTGCGGTTTCGATGCCTGCCGAACAGTGGCACAGCACGATGGTCGGGTGGCAGTCGTTCCGTCCGGATCTCAGCTTCCTGCTTCGTGACGGCGCCACTTCTGCCGCCGCCGGGATGCTCCTGACCCACTCGTGGGACTCGGACACCGAGGCCACCGGCATCCGCGACGCGCACTTCATGCTCATCGGAACCCGCAGCGCCTATCGCAAGCGCGGCGTGGCCGGCGCTTTGATCGCGCACGCCGAGCAGGCCGCCAGGGCCGGTGGTTACGGCCAGGCCAGCCTTACCGTCGACTCCGCGAGCCCGACCGGCGCGAACGGCTTGTACGAGCGGGCGGGGTTCGCGGTGACGAGTACGCATGTGCGGTACGCCATCGAGTTCTGA
- a CDS encoding DUF4240 domain-containing protein, producing MDTAQFWHLVDQARDRVSDLDDAEAVAKEAQALFSALEVGDITAADQVLWQLMADSFQDSLWAAAYVINGGCSDDGFDYFRGWLILQGRELFEQALRDPDSLAAWPVVVRAAQTGVDLECGSALVMTARAFTAVAGGEIPACDAIVYPDADPEGEWSFEFDDAEEMNRRLPKLSALYEY from the coding sequence GTGGACACCGCTCAGTTCTGGCACCTGGTGGACCAGGCGCGCGACCGCGTTTCAGACCTCGACGACGCCGAGGCCGTCGCGAAGGAGGCCCAGGCGCTGTTCTCGGCGCTTGAGGTAGGGGATATCACTGCTGCCGACCAGGTGCTGTGGCAGTTGATGGCCGATTCGTTCCAGGACTCGCTGTGGGCGGCGGCTTATGTCATCAACGGCGGGTGCTCCGATGACGGCTTCGACTACTTCCGGGGCTGGCTGATTCTTCAGGGCCGGGAGCTTTTCGAGCAGGCGTTGCGTGATCCGGACTCGCTCGCGGCGTGGCCGGTTGTGGTTCGTGCAGCTCAGACCGGGGTTGATCTGGAGTGCGGGTCCGCGCTGGTCATGACGGCGCGGGCGTTCACGGCCGTCGCCGGTGGGGAGATTCCGGCGTGCGATGCGATCGTCTATCCGGACGCGGATCCGGAGGGGGAGTGGAGCTTCGAGTTCGATGACGCGGAGGAGATGAATCGTCGGCTGCCGAAGCTTTCGGCGCTGTACGAATACTGA
- a CDS encoding FAD-dependent monooxygenase, with translation MPDVDVLIVGAGPVGLTARALLDRWGVRTVLVEKHTELSPFPRSRLLNVRSMEIFRQLGIDRHVAARAFAPEYGRVRFRDSFTGPDFASAAMIGVNAPIAESPVIGAVTSQDRLEPTLLDAAHSPIRFGVELTGLAEEPDGVLASFGDGTSLRASYVLAADGANSTARDLLGIGTVGPGALGSTTTVMFEADLRQRCADAPAGVYVTAFGSILPMYPEGGWAWIGQVPEGADHREPLARTLGDGLPFEVSRVQRWTVNAFVAEHFRSGRVLLAGDAAHAIPPAGGLGMNTGVADVHNLCWKLAGVVQGWARPGLLDTYESERLPVAHLTLRQAVANAQLLMQAQQKRVEQLASGDADGEIELPWSEHYFAQLGLVLGVAYGSEAAEPGTDYVPNTSPGHRMPHVDLGGGRSTVDAVGEWFTLFTEDPADWTDRAELGPSGPLPVRVERLSGGYGTLLVRPDGHIGARWDKRAVGGEELARAQETISAAGLVQ, from the coding sequence ATGCCGGACGTGGATGTCCTGATCGTCGGCGCCGGACCGGTCGGGCTGACCGCCAGGGCGCTGCTCGACCGCTGGGGCGTGCGGACCGTGCTGGTCGAGAAGCACACCGAGCTCTCTCCCTTTCCGCGCTCCCGGCTGCTCAACGTCCGATCGATGGAGATCTTCCGGCAGCTGGGCATCGACCGGCACGTCGCGGCGCGCGCCTTCGCCCCGGAGTACGGCCGGGTCCGCTTCCGCGACTCCTTCACCGGTCCGGACTTCGCCAGCGCGGCGATGATCGGCGTCAACGCGCCGATCGCGGAGAGTCCGGTGATCGGGGCGGTGACGTCCCAGGACCGGCTGGAGCCGACCCTGCTCGACGCGGCGCACTCGCCGATCCGGTTCGGCGTCGAGCTGACCGGGCTGGCCGAGGAGCCGGATGGCGTGCTGGCCTCGTTCGGCGACGGCACGAGCCTTCGCGCGAGCTACGTCCTCGCCGCCGACGGCGCGAACTCCACGGCGCGGGACCTGCTCGGCATCGGCACGGTCGGTCCGGGCGCGCTGGGCTCGACGACCACCGTCATGTTCGAGGCCGACCTGCGGCAGCGCTGCGCCGACGCGCCGGCCGGCGTCTACGTCACGGCGTTCGGATCGATCCTGCCGATGTATCCCGAAGGCGGCTGGGCCTGGATCGGCCAGGTGCCGGAGGGGGCGGACCACCGGGAGCCGCTGGCCCGCACGCTCGGCGACGGGCTGCCGTTCGAGGTGTCGCGCGTGCAGCGCTGGACGGTCAACGCCTTCGTCGCCGAGCACTTCCGCAGCGGCCGGGTCCTGCTGGCCGGCGACGCCGCGCACGCCATCCCGCCGGCCGGGGGCCTGGGCATGAACACCGGCGTCGCCGACGTGCACAATCTGTGCTGGAAGCTCGCGGGCGTGGTGCAGGGGTGGGCTCGGCCCGGGCTGCTGGACACGTACGAGTCCGAACGGTTGCCGGTCGCGCACCTGACCTTGCGCCAGGCGGTCGCGAACGCGCAGCTGCTGATGCAGGCGCAGCAGAAGCGCGTCGAGCAGCTGGCGTCCGGCGACGCCGACGGCGAGATCGAGCTTCCCTGGTCGGAGCACTACTTCGCACAGCTGGGCCTGGTGCTCGGCGTCGCCTATGGCAGCGAGGCCGCCGAGCCGGGCACGGACTACGTGCCGAACACCTCGCCGGGCCATCGGATGCCGCATGTCGACCTCGGCGGCGGCAGGTCCACGGTGGACGCGGTCGGTGAGTGGTTCACGCTGTTCACCGAAGACCCGGCCGACTGGACCGACCGGGCTGAGCTCGGACCGAGCGGCCCGCTGCCGGTGCGGGTGGAGCGGCTGAGCGGCGGCTACGGGACGTTGCTCGTCCGGCCGGACGGGCATATCGGGGCGCGGTGGGACAAGCGGGCGGTCGGCGGCGAGGAGCTGGCGCGGGCTCAGGAGACGATCAGCGCGGCGGGTCTCGTGCAGTGA